From Trueperaceae bacterium, a single genomic window includes:
- the pckA gene encoding phosphoenolpyruvate carboxykinase (ATP), which translates to MRETTTEARSHLDLEGAEMIHDSSPAALYEFALARGEARLARHGPLVVDTGRFTGRSPRDKFIVRSGEAAERIDWGEVNQPISREKYETLKRDMEEFAKDKQLFVQDLFIGADPRYRRKVRVITEYAWHSLFAQNMFIRSSERHDKPDWTVLDLPSMKAQPTRHGTRSDTAIVMDLEEGVVLVANTEYAGEIKKSVFSAMNFELPGNGVMPMHCSANSGRDGDVALFFGLSGTGKTTLSSEPSRVLIGDDEHGWSADGVFNFEGGCYAKVIDLDASAEPEIFATTRRFGTILENVGIDPVTREVDLSDRSLTENTRAAYPIDFIPNASDSGTGGHPRAVIFLTADAFGVLPPISRLDVAQAKYHFLSGYTAKVAGTERGVTEPQATFSTCFGAPFMPLHPNLYAEMLGERLERHGTRVWLLNTGWTGGPHGVGRRIRLPYTRAMVDAALSGSLDDVPTRRDPIFGLQVPVNVAGVPQEILDPRSTWDDPNDYDRQAWKLAAMFRVNFEEFEGRVAPEVQEAGPAAP; encoded by the coding sequence ATGCGTGAGACAACCACCGAGGCACGGAGCCATCTCGACCTGGAGGGGGCGGAAATGATCCATGACTCCAGTCCGGCAGCCCTCTACGAGTTCGCTCTGGCCAGAGGTGAGGCGAGGCTCGCGCGCCACGGCCCGCTGGTGGTCGATACCGGACGCTTCACCGGACGCTCTCCTCGGGACAAGTTCATCGTCCGAAGTGGCGAGGCGGCGGAACGCATCGACTGGGGCGAGGTGAACCAACCGATCTCCAGGGAGAAGTACGAGACCCTGAAGCGCGACATGGAGGAGTTCGCCAAGGACAAGCAACTGTTCGTCCAGGACCTCTTCATCGGAGCGGATCCCCGCTACCGCCGCAAGGTCCGGGTCATCACCGAGTATGCCTGGCACAGCCTGTTCGCGCAGAACATGTTCATCCGCAGCAGCGAAAGGCACGATAAGCCCGACTGGACGGTCCTCGACCTCCCCTCGATGAAGGCGCAGCCGACGCGGCACGGCACGAGGAGCGACACCGCCATCGTCATGGACCTCGAGGAGGGGGTCGTGCTCGTGGCGAACACGGAGTACGCCGGCGAGATCAAGAAGTCGGTGTTCTCCGCGATGAACTTCGAACTCCCCGGCAACGGCGTCATGCCCATGCACTGTTCCGCCAACAGCGGACGTGATGGCGACGTGGCCCTCTTCTTCGGCCTCTCCGGAACCGGCAAGACCACCCTCTCCTCCGAACCGAGCCGAGTGCTCATCGGCGACGACGAGCACGGCTGGTCGGCGGATGGGGTGTTCAACTTCGAGGGTGGCTGCTACGCGAAGGTCATCGACCTCGACGCATCGGCCGAGCCGGAGATATTCGCCACGACTAGACGGTTCGGGACGATCCTCGAGAACGTCGGCATCGACCCCGTCACCCGCGAAGTGGACCTTAGCGACAGAAGCCTAACCGAGAACACGCGGGCGGCCTACCCCATCGACTTCATCCCGAACGCCAGCGACAGCGGCACGGGCGGGCACCCCCGCGCCGTCATCTTCCTGACCGCCGACGCCTTCGGTGTTCTGCCGCCCATCAGCAGGCTCGACGTGGCGCAGGCGAAGTACCACTTCCTGTCGGGCTACACGGCCAAGGTAGCCGGCACCGAACGAGGGGTCACCGAGCCGCAGGCGACCTTCAGCACCTGCTTCGGGGCCCCGTTCATGCCGCTGCACCCGAACCTGTACGCCGAGATGCTGGGCGAGCGCCTGGAGCGCCACGGAACCCGAGTCTGGCTGCTCAACACGGGTTGGACCGGGGGCCCGCACGGGGTGGGCAGGCGGATAAGGCTCCCCTACACGAGGGCGATGGTGGACGCTGCCCTGAGCGGTTCCCTCGACGACGTTCCCACTCGGCGAGACCCGATCTTCGGGCTGCAGGTTCCGGTGAACGTCGCCGGAGTGCCTCAGGAGATCCTCGACCCTCGTTCGACGTGGGACGACCCGAATGACTACGACCGCCAGGCGTGGAAACTCGCCGCCATGTTCCGCGTGAACTTCGAGGAGTTCGAGGGCAGGGTAGCGCCAGAGGTTCAGGAAGCCGGACCCGCTGCTCCCTGA
- a CDS encoding S41 family peptidase gives MKRRWLMLVLVALGTSFMVVDAQFSRDYSTEFVESAAGRALIQTYGTLKSNYLEDVDETEMIQGAINGMLESLEDPYSYYKTPEAAARDMQDQSGSFEGIGAVLTTFNRQAGTGVEVLTVYRGGPAFEAGLERGDIFLSVDGVDVQEMTPTEVADLVRGPKGTVVHLEMRRPGAEEPVEFDITRGTISIVSVESAVLPNDVGYIHLTTFANQQLHDQLVDAIAELKEEGVTSLILDLRDNGGGFLNQGILVADEFLSQGDIVFQRSRGVTQRIAAADPHAVEMPMVVLVNEHSASASEIVAGALQENGRALVVGEKTFGKGVAQNVVSLADGGQLVYMAFEWLTPERTSINEEGITPDVKVEDTRFPNVISLEGQGASPGQTLEIVVDGETVGSTTANEEGEFQFVTTGPRPRYSPIQGQALVDLENDQALQVAHEVLLDQVVAQEGAAAAN, from the coding sequence ATGAAACGTAGATGGTTAATGCTGGTCCTGGTGGCCTTGGGTACGTCGTTCATGGTGGTCGACGCCCAGTTCTCGCGGGACTACTCGACAGAATTCGTGGAGTCCGCGGCCGGCCGGGCCCTCATACAGACCTACGGCACGCTCAAGTCGAACTACCTCGAGGACGTGGACGAGACCGAGATGATCCAAGGTGCCATCAACGGCATGCTCGAGTCGCTCGAGGACCCTTACTCCTACTACAAGACGCCGGAAGCCGCGGCGCGTGACATGCAGGATCAGTCCGGCTCGTTCGAGGGCATCGGCGCTGTACTGACGACGTTCAATCGCCAGGCCGGTACCGGAGTAGAGGTGCTCACCGTGTACCGCGGCGGACCCGCCTTCGAAGCCGGCCTGGAGCGGGGAGATATCTTCCTGAGTGTCGACGGAGTGGACGTGCAGGAGATGACGCCCACCGAGGTCGCCGATCTGGTGCGTGGCCCCAAGGGCACGGTGGTGCACCTGGAGATGCGCCGGCCCGGCGCCGAGGAACCTGTCGAGTTCGACATCACCCGCGGGACCATCAGCATCGTCTCGGTGGAGTCGGCGGTACTGCCTAACGACGTCGGTTACATCCACCTGACGACGTTCGCCAATCAGCAGTTGCACGATCAGCTGGTGGATGCGATCGCGGAGCTGAAGGAGGAGGGGGTTACCTCGCTGATCCTCGACCTGCGCGACAACGGGGGCGGTTTCCTCAACCAGGGGATCCTCGTCGCCGACGAGTTCCTGTCCCAGGGCGACATCGTCTTCCAGCGCTCGCGCGGGGTGACCCAACGGATCGCCGCAGCCGACCCTCACGCCGTCGAGATGCCGATGGTGGTGCTGGTGAACGAGCACTCCGCTTCGGCGAGCGAGATCGTCGCCGGCGCGCTCCAGGAGAACGGCCGGGCGCTCGTGGTCGGTGAGAAGACCTTCGGCAAGGGTGTGGCTCAGAACGTCGTGTCGCTCGCCGATGGCGGCCAACTCGTCTACATGGCGTTCGAGTGGCTCACCCCGGAGCGGACCTCGATCAACGAAGAGGGCATCACTCCTGACGTGAAGGTCGAGGACACCCGCTTCCCCAACGTCATCTCCCTCGAAGGTCAGGGCGCGAGCCCCGGCCAGACGCTCGAGATCGTCGTCGATGGTGAAACGGTCGGTTCGACCACAGCCAACGAGGAAGGCGAGTTCCAGTTCGTCACGACCGGTCCGCGGCCCCGATACAGCCCGATACAGGGGCAGGCGCTGGTCGATCTCGAGAACGATCAGGCGCTGCAGGTGGCCCACGAGGTGTTGCTCGACCAGGTGGTCGCGCAGGAGGGCGCCGCGGCGGCCAACTGA
- a CDS encoding glycogen/starch synthase encodes MRVLFVSSEVFPYSKTGGLGDVVGSLPGALARLGHELLVISPWYATLVGEPVWAGDAEFPGGEEERAGVGILEAGGVRQAFVGLDDFRRESIYGYADDVRRFCRFCRAVPQVAQLLGFRPDIVHVHDWHSAYLPALLRFGDGSPEGFRATPTVLTIHNAQYQGVSQPAEALSWLGLPAEVASDHILLNGDANALRAGIGLATKITTVSPTYAREILTPEYGYGLEAVLQERKDDLRGILNGIDTATWDPAVDPHLPQPYSLADASGKRQAKVALCERAGLDPARPLIGVVSRLAEQKGIDLLLQAAESLKAQGWSIFVLGTGDPQLEQRTRELRSQGVLAAELAFDEGLAHLVYAAADVLAIPSRFEPCGLSQMVAMRYGTLPLARATGGLRDTIVHGRTGFLFEEPDPAELVEAAAEAMRCHGSSDWARMMLEAMAQDFSWDRSAESYVDLYRRIGSDDD; translated from the coding sequence GTGCGCGTGCTCTTCGTATCCAGCGAGGTCTTTCCGTACAGCAAGACCGGCGGTCTGGGAGACGTAGTGGGTTCCCTCCCGGGCGCCCTTGCCCGCCTCGGCCATGAACTTCTGGTCATCTCCCCCTGGTACGCGACCCTCGTTGGCGAACCCGTCTGGGCCGGCGACGCCGAGTTCCCTGGCGGGGAGGAGGAACGCGCCGGGGTAGGCATCCTCGAGGCGGGCGGCGTGCGGCAGGCGTTCGTGGGCTTGGACGACTTCCGCCGTGAGTCGATCTACGGCTACGCGGACGACGTGCGGCGCTTCTGCCGCTTCTGCCGGGCTGTGCCGCAGGTGGCCCAGCTGCTCGGTTTCCGCCCCGACATCGTCCACGTTCACGACTGGCACAGCGCCTACCTACCCGCACTGCTCCGCTTCGGGGACGGTTCGCCCGAGGGGTTCCGTGCTACGCCCACGGTGCTGACTATCCACAACGCTCAGTACCAGGGGGTTTCGCAACCGGCCGAGGCCCTCTCCTGGCTCGGCCTCCCAGCCGAGGTCGCGAGCGACCACATCCTCCTGAACGGGGACGCGAACGCACTGCGGGCCGGTATCGGGCTGGCCACGAAGATAACCACCGTGAGCCCGACTTACGCGCGGGAGATCCTGACGCCCGAGTACGGGTACGGTCTGGAGGCCGTGCTGCAGGAGCGAAAGGATGACCTGAGGGGCATCCTCAACGGCATCGACACGGCCACCTGGGATCCGGCCGTGGATCCCCATCTGCCCCAGCCCTACTCGCTGGCTGACGCTAGCGGCAAGCGGCAGGCGAAAGTGGCCCTGTGCGAGCGCGCAGGCCTGGACCCGGCGCGGCCGCTCATCGGCGTGGTATCGCGGTTGGCCGAGCAGAAGGGGATCGATCTCCTGCTCCAGGCAGCCGAGAGCCTGAAGGCACAGGGCTGGTCGATATTCGTGCTGGGCACCGGTGATCCGCAGCTGGAGCAGCGAACCCGCGAACTGCGCTCTCAGGGCGTCCTCGCGGCAGAGCTGGCGTTCGACGAGGGACTCGCCCACCTCGTCTACGCCGCGGCCGACGTGCTCGCCATACCGAGCCGCTTCGAACCGTGCGGCCTCAGCCAGATGGTGGCGATGCGGTACGGCACCCTGCCCCTGGCTCGCGCGACCGGAGGACTTCGTGACACGATCGTGCACGGCCGAACCGGGTTCCTCTTCGAAGAACCGGACCCCGCGGAACTGGTGGAGGCAGCTGCCGAGGCGATGCGTTGCCACGGCAGCAGCGATTGGGCGAGGATGATGCTCGAAGCTATGGCTCAGGATTTCTCCTGGGACCGCTCGGCGGAGAGCTACGTCGATCTCTACCGCCGGATCGGGAGTGACGATGACTGA
- a CDS encoding tetratricopeptide repeat protein codes for MTDTTTLLGWREALDRGRFDDAYRIYLVSGAEESDSEARERLQVLSVLADVQRFVRERSWERARRQLQRLDEPLPVVDWAALGEELERLQRSSESLEQREAEEALGLLGERGLRWFEAEACNQRGTARVYLGDVEGAEREFERAVELDPRHFRALTNLGNARLESGLVAEAIGCYERALQVNDEFANAHHNLGVAYRKQGKIGLSVKHLRRAQRVQQRVERERARERIGASGDAGLKALRWSLIGLAALALFVILQRQGLI; via the coding sequence ATGACTGACACGACTACCCTCCTCGGCTGGCGTGAGGCGCTGGATCGCGGGCGATTCGACGATGCCTACCGGATCTACCTCGTCTCGGGCGCCGAAGAGAGCGATTCGGAGGCCCGCGAACGGCTGCAGGTCCTCTCGGTGCTCGCCGACGTCCAGCGGTTCGTCCGCGAGCGTTCCTGGGAGCGGGCCAGGCGCCAGCTTCAGCGCCTCGATGAGCCGCTCCCGGTGGTCGACTGGGCGGCACTGGGCGAGGAGCTGGAGCGTCTTCAGCGCAGCTCCGAATCGCTCGAGCAGCGCGAGGCCGAGGAGGCGCTCGGGCTGCTGGGGGAGCGAGGTCTTCGCTGGTTCGAAGCCGAAGCCTGCAACCAGCGCGGGACCGCTCGGGTCTACCTGGGCGATGTCGAAGGGGCGGAACGGGAGTTCGAGCGGGCGGTGGAACTGGACCCCCGACACTTCAGGGCGCTTACCAACCTCGGCAACGCCCGCCTCGAGTCGGGCCTGGTCGCCGAGGCGATCGGCTGCTATGAGCGCGCTCTGCAGGTCAACGACGAGTTCGCCAACGCCCACCACAACCTGGGCGTGGCCTACCGGAAGCAGGGCAAGATCGGTCTGAGCGTGAAGCATCTGCGGCGCGCTCAGCGGGTGCAACAGAGGGTCGAACGTGAGCGGGCCCGCGAACGCATAGGAGCGTCGGGTGACGCGGGACTCAAAGCGCTCCGCTGGAGCCTGATCGGCCTCGCAGCGCTGGCGCTGTTCGTGATCCTGCAACGCCAGGGCCTGATCTAG
- a CDS encoding M24 family metallopeptidase: MAGELEVKLERVRRLLHQRDADAAFFTTSGNVSWLLCGGDPLVSLTDPPVASILVTRDQERLFMPEFERDRLENEEMPAGLTCAYLPWEEPNALNEAREALADPARTLTDQCAPGTRLHDFWQLRVPLLPEELDRYRSLGADAAQAVGDVMRELEPGPSEHEIAGRVAVALRSRGIQPALLLVGADARLKRYRHPIPSGEAVHERVMVVVCARRHGLYANLSRIAAFTPLGPQEARRYASLLEIEAAALQATRHGRFMRDVLLALQNAYAEHHHPLAWKHHHQGGPTGYFTRDFLATGVEQRVVVDGAAYAWNPSLPGIKVEDTVLLTHQRLELLTYDPLWPKVEVEGVERPEVLLRG; this comes from the coding sequence GTGGCCGGCGAACTTGAAGTGAAGCTCGAGCGGGTACGCAGGCTCCTGCACCAACGGGACGCCGACGCCGCCTTCTTCACCACGAGCGGTAACGTCTCCTGGCTCCTTTGCGGAGGCGATCCCCTCGTCTCGCTCACGGATCCGCCCGTCGCGAGCATCCTGGTGACCCGCGATCAGGAACGACTGTTCATGCCCGAGTTCGAACGTGACCGGCTCGAGAACGAGGAGATGCCGGCGGGCCTCACCTGCGCCTACCTCCCATGGGAAGAGCCCAACGCCCTGAACGAGGCGAGAGAGGCGCTGGCCGATCCTGCTCGTACCCTCACCGATCAGTGCGCCCCGGGAACCCGACTACACGACTTCTGGCAGCTGCGGGTGCCGCTTTTGCCCGAGGAGCTCGACCGCTACCGGAGCCTAGGAGCGGACGCCGCGCAGGCGGTTGGGGACGTGATGCGAGAGCTCGAGCCCGGGCCCAGCGAACACGAGATCGCCGGCAGGGTCGCCGTCGCGTTGCGGTCGCGCGGCATCCAGCCGGCGCTGCTGCTCGTCGGCGCGGACGCGCGGCTGAAACGTTACCGTCACCCGATCCCGTCGGGTGAAGCCGTCCACGAGCGGGTGATGGTCGTTGTATGCGCACGGCGCCACGGCCTCTACGCCAACCTGAGCCGGATCGCGGCTTTCACCCCACTGGGACCGCAGGAGGCGAGGCGCTACGCGTCCCTCCTCGAGATCGAAGCTGCCGCCTTGCAGGCCACCCGCCACGGCCGGTTCATGCGCGATGTGCTGCTCGCCCTGCAGAACGCCTATGCCGAACACCACCACCCGCTCGCCTGGAAACACCACCACCAGGGCGGTCCCACCGGCTACTTCACCCGCGACTTCCTCGCTACGGGCGTGGAGCAGCGTGTGGTCGTCGACGGAGCCGCCTACGCCTGGAACCCCTCGTTGCCCGGCATCAAGGTGGAGGACACGGTGCTGCTCACCCACCAGCGGCTCGAGTTGCTGACCTACGATCCCCTCTGGCCGAAGGTCGAAGTAGAGGGAGTGGAGCGGCCCGAGGTGTTGCTGCGCGGATGA
- a CDS encoding GlsB/YeaQ/YmgE family stress response membrane protein, with protein MGILLWIIFGALAGWIASMIVRTDQGLLLDIIVGIIGAVIGGFIFRAFGAAGVTGFNIYSLLVAILGAIVLLWIVKAARRA; from the coding sequence ATGGGAATTCTGTTGTGGATAATCTTCGGGGCCTTGGCTGGCTGGATCGCCAGCATGATCGTGAGAACGGACCAGGGTCTGCTCCTCGACATCATCGTCGGGATCATAGGCGCCGTCATCGGCGGTTTCATCTTCCGGGCATTCGGTGCCGCCGGAGTTACCGGCTTCAACATCTACAGCCTGCTGGTGGCGATCCTGGGGGCGATCGTTCTGCTCTGGATAGTGAAGGCGGCTCGAAGGGCCTGA
- a CDS encoding Gfo/Idh/MocA family oxidoreductase, producing the protein MGDSHERKLRVGVVGLGWAGEQHLDGYRQLPQVEIKGLAGLEEDRLQELADEYGIAHRFSDYRDLVALDELDAVSVCTPNHLHAPITIAALENGKHVLCEKPLARDAGEAEAMVRAAVEADKVLHVAFNHRQRGDVQLLRRFLDQEQLGRIYHVKATWMRRSGIPGLGSWFTSREMAGGGPLIDLGVHVLDLALFLLDEPEVRTVSAATYAELGPRGRGFSGTKKMTVGSAYEVEDLATAFLRLGDGGTVNLEASWAVYGGSNDDFGVTLFGTQGGAEIRVRNYNWQDTLRIYTDAAGVPAVLSPEVRKGEGHRAVVRNFVAAAQAEKVDHAPALAGLRRVKIIDACYRSAVEGRELPIGHD; encoded by the coding sequence ATGGGTGATTCACACGAACGGAAGCTGCGAGTCGGAGTCGTGGGCCTGGGCTGGGCAGGTGAGCAGCACCTCGACGGTTACCGGCAGCTGCCGCAGGTCGAGATCAAAGGCCTCGCCGGTCTCGAGGAGGACCGCCTTCAGGAGTTGGCCGACGAGTACGGGATCGCTCACCGTTTCAGCGACTACCGAGACCTCGTGGCGCTCGACGAACTGGACGCGGTGAGCGTCTGCACCCCCAACCACCTGCACGCGCCCATCACGATCGCAGCGCTGGAGAACGGCAAGCACGTACTCTGCGAGAAGCCGCTGGCGCGTGATGCCGGCGAGGCGGAAGCGATGGTGCGCGCCGCGGTGGAGGCCGACAAGGTTCTGCACGTTGCTTTCAACCACCGGCAGCGCGGCGACGTCCAGCTGCTCAGGCGCTTCCTCGACCAGGAGCAGCTGGGACGCATCTATCACGTGAAGGCCACCTGGATGCGCAGGAGTGGCATCCCCGGACTCGGTTCCTGGTTCACCTCACGCGAGATGGCCGGCGGCGGTCCCCTCATAGACCTGGGCGTACACGTTCTGGACCTCGCCCTCTTCCTGCTCGACGAGCCGGAGGTGAGGACGGTGAGCGCCGCTACCTATGCCGAGCTCGGGCCGCGCGGCCGCGGCTTCTCGGGGACCAAGAAGATGACGGTCGGCTCGGCGTACGAGGTGGAGGACCTGGCTACGGCGTTCCTGCGACTCGGCGACGGCGGCACCGTCAACCTGGAGGCCAGCTGGGCCGTATACGGTGGCTCCAACGACGACTTCGGCGTGACGCTGTTCGGTACCCAGGGCGGGGCCGAAATTCGCGTTCGCAACTACAACTGGCAGGACACCCTGCGCATCTACACCGACGCCGCTGGGGTGCCGGCGGTGCTGAGCCCGGAAGTCCGCAAGGGTGAGGGCCACCGGGCCGTCGTCCGGAACTTCGTCGCCGCCGCCCAGGCCGAGAAGGTCGATCATGCTCCCGCACTGGCGGGCCTGAGGCGGGTGAAGATCATCGACGCCTGCTACCGCTCGGCGGTGGAGGGGCGTGAACTCCCTATCGGTCACGACTGA
- the glmS gene encoding glutamine--fructose-6-phosphate transaminase (isomerizing), producing MCGIVGYVGHRQAAEVIMDGLQRLEYRGYDSAGVVVAGGNGSARLDVVKRAGKLGALREALGERTPAGTLGLGHTRWATHGRPSDGNAHPHLSEDGKLALIHNGIIENYLDLRERLQAAGHSFSSETDSEVLVHLIEEHYEGDLVAAVRAALGEVSGAFAVVVSHADHRVIVAARSTSPMVVGLGEGETFLASDVPALLPYTRDMIFLHDGDMALATPEGVTITDLDGEPQEREVARVDWDAEAAEKGGFEHYMLKEIYEQPRVLQDTIGGRIVAGDSDVDLGLGLDPIGIDRIVITAAGTAYYSGLVGEYLIERLARLPVEVELASEFRYREPVVDERTLCIAVSQSGETIDTLEALREAKRRGTRTLAILNAKGSSMSREVDDILYIHAGPEIGVASTKAYTAMLAAFELLALWLARRRGTLSGPGAAEIITELRRLPALVEEAITAREQIAAIAEAFKDRRDYLFLGRGINFPTALEGALKLKEISYIHAEAYATGEMKHGPIALIDASIPVVAVATKSTLYEKTVSNLQEVRARDGIVIALANPNDRYIGAHADHLITVPETHELLSPIVNVVALQLLAYETACRLGRDVDQPRNLAKSVTVE from the coding sequence ATGTGCGGAATAGTTGGATACGTAGGTCACCGGCAGGCGGCTGAAGTGATCATGGACGGTCTGCAACGGCTCGAATACCGGGGTTACGACTCGGCAGGCGTGGTCGTCGCGGGCGGCAACGGGTCGGCGAGACTCGATGTCGTCAAGCGCGCAGGGAAGTTGGGCGCCTTACGCGAAGCGCTCGGCGAGAGGACACCGGCCGGGACGCTGGGCCTCGGCCACACTCGCTGGGCCACTCACGGACGACCCAGCGACGGCAATGCCCACCCCCACCTCTCGGAGGACGGCAAGCTCGCGCTCATCCACAACGGGATCATCGAGAACTACCTGGACCTCCGAGAGCGGTTGCAGGCCGCCGGGCACAGCTTCAGCTCGGAAACCGACAGCGAGGTGCTGGTCCACCTGATCGAGGAGCACTACGAGGGCGATCTGGTAGCCGCGGTGCGGGCGGCGCTCGGCGAAGTCTCCGGCGCCTTCGCAGTGGTCGTGTCGCACGCCGATCACCGGGTGATCGTGGCGGCGAGGTCGACGAGTCCGATGGTGGTGGGCCTCGGGGAGGGGGAGACGTTCCTCGCCTCCGACGTGCCCGCGCTGCTCCCCTACACGCGCGACATGATCTTCCTCCACGACGGCGACATGGCGCTGGCAACGCCCGAGGGCGTGACCATCACCGACCTCGACGGGGAACCGCAGGAGCGGGAGGTAGCGCGAGTCGACTGGGATGCCGAGGCTGCCGAGAAGGGGGGCTTCGAGCACTACATGCTCAAGGAGATCTACGAGCAGCCGAGGGTCCTGCAGGACACGATCGGCGGGCGCATCGTAGCGGGAGACAGCGACGTCGACCTGGGCCTGGGCCTCGACCCGATAGGCATCGACAGGATCGTCATCACGGCTGCCGGTACCGCATACTACTCCGGTCTGGTGGGCGAGTACCTGATCGAGCGGCTTGCCCGCCTCCCGGTAGAAGTGGAGCTCGCCTCCGAGTTCCGCTACCGGGAACCGGTGGTGGACGAGCGGACACTCTGCATAGCCGTGTCGCAGTCGGGAGAGACGATCGACACTCTCGAGGCGCTCCGCGAAGCGAAGCGGCGCGGGACGAGGACCCTGGCGATCCTCAACGCCAAAGGCTCCTCCATGAGCCGCGAGGTGGACGACATCCTCTACATCCATGCCGGGCCCGAGATCGGGGTCGCCAGCACGAAGGCGTACACGGCGATGCTCGCGGCCTTCGAGCTGCTGGCGCTCTGGCTGGCCAGGCGAAGAGGCACGCTGAGCGGGCCGGGCGCGGCCGAGATCATCACCGAGCTGAGGCGGCTGCCGGCGCTCGTCGAGGAGGCCATCACGGCTCGAGAGCAGATCGCAGCGATCGCCGAGGCGTTCAAGGACAGGCGCGACTACCTCTTCCTGGGGAGGGGGATCAACTTCCCGACAGCACTCGAAGGAGCGCTCAAGCTGAAGGAGATCTCCTACATCCATGCGGAGGCGTACGCCACCGGCGAGATGAAGCACGGGCCGATCGCGCTGATAGACGCCTCCATCCCCGTGGTGGCAGTAGCGACGAAGTCGACCCTCTACGAGAAGACGGTCTCGAACCTGCAGGAGGTCCGGGCGCGCGACGGAATCGTCATAGCGCTGGCCAACCCGAACGACCGGTATATCGGAGCCCATGCCGACCATCTGATAACGGTGCCCGAGACGCACGAACTGCTGTCGCCGATCGTCAACGTCGTGGCGCTGCAACTCCTGGCGTACGAGACCGCTTGCCGGCTTGGCCGTGACGTGGATCAGCCCAGGAACCTGGCCAAGAGCGTGACGGTGGAGTAG